The following nucleotide sequence is from Juglans microcarpa x Juglans regia isolate MS1-56 chromosome 6D, Jm3101_v1.0, whole genome shotgun sequence.
GCCTTATAACACATTCTGAATTAAATGGTGGCTTACTGTTATATCGATGTTATTAGTGATTTTAGGTAATCATACTGACATGCAACTTGTGGTGAGGTGTAATTAGCCAGCATTTCCAAACTAGCCACTTAAAACTCTTTCAGAactcacttataaaaaatatatatatatatatatatacaagactATGACAGTTTTGACTTCATCCAATCAAAATTGTTTTACCTTGTGAAAGTGAATCTATTTCTTAACCTTTTGGGAGGCCATGTAGCATTGTGGACTGAGTAGGAAAACAAATAAGGCCTAAGTTGAGACACCCTAAATCCTTATGTGTGGAGAGGGCCCCCTTTTGCCATTTTGCATTCGCTTTCCCTGTTTCTGTATCTTCTGCTGCCTTTTGGTTATGTTATTTGACTCATATTCTGTTGTGTACTTTGTCCTGAACGTTACTTCAGTGCTtgtgtttaattattttctaataatccTGCAGCGGCAATAGCAAACCCTTACTCCACTTATAGGTTGTTCCGGAATCCAAAGTACAAAAATGCTGGGAAGTTTCTAACATTGTCCGAGTTTTTGCACTTGGCAAAGAATGCGAGCTCCCTTACTGGTGTCTTGATCAGCATAGAGGTGATTATTTACTCTACCTCCCTATAGTTACttagaaatttaaaagagaaaaaacctaAAGCTAAGGGAGATTTCAAACCAGAAATCCatgattagtaatttatatgagAGAGTCTCATGCCTATTGCAGCATCCGACCTTTTGTTTACTAAGAAGGTATTCAAAACTCTTCGAGCACCTTAGTAATCCCAGGCACGTACATTTCCCGTCCTACACAAACCAGGCAGTTATTGGCTGAGGGTTTCACCAAAGGGTTCGCCAGATACTAATTGGGAGGGTCAAACCCTGCATGATGAAAAATCACGAGTTTGAGGAAACCCCAAGAAGTTAGAACTTTTTTCATGGTGAAAGttgtgttttctttgttttgtagAAGGTGGTTGAGGTGGGAGGAGAGATGAGTGGTACCAATATGTTTATGGATGTCTATATAAAGTTGTAAAAagtgtacttatcaaaaaataaaataaagttgcGAAAAGCATGTGAATTGCCATGGTTGGCATCTGCGTTGGGTCTATATTAATATTACCTGCCTCATGATTTCCTTCTCAAAATCTTTCCGATCAGACCCCTCAAATCAAAATGTGAAATTTTAAGCATAACATAATTCAGAAATTGGTTCACCTTCCACAACTTGAGCATGGGCTCCGGGGAAGCTTTGCAAATAAGAGTGGGTAGCTTAAAAACATTCCTGTGGACTCACATTGTTGATGTCTATTCCACTGTGGTGGTACATCCTCATCTGTtttgaacaaaaaagaaaattatattgacTGTGGTGCAGAAAGTATCGTGTTTCATACTGTTCAAAGATGTTTGGATGTGCAATTTGTGTGGCACCAATTGAGAAATTGAGATTTCTTCCCACCTTGACTTGACCTGACTATTCCTGTTGATGATGCCATTTTCGTTTTGTTCATTTCCTTTCAGCATGCGGCCTATCTTGCAGGCCAGGGATTAAGTGTAACCGATGCAGTCACTGATGCCTTGAGCAAAGCTGGTTATGATAATCAGGCATCCCAAAAGTTATGATTCAGTCTGCTAATAGTTCTGTTCTAATGaaattcaagaacaaaaaaaattatgagtgtGTGTATAAGGTTGACGAGAATATTCGTGATGCCCTCGACTCAACtgttaagaaaataaagacGTTCGCCCATTCTGTGGTTGTCAGCAAGGACTCTGTGTTTCCTGAAAATCAGGCGTTCATCACTAGTATTACTGATACCATATCAAAGCTGCAATCATTTGGGCTCCCTGTCTATGTAGAAACATTCAGCAATGAATTTGTGTCCCAAGCATATGACTTCTACTCGGATGCAAATGTGGAGATCAACACATATGTCATGGCTGCCAAAGTTGATGGTGTCATCACCGACTTCCCTAGGACAGCTGCTAGATACAAAAGTAAGTGGATACTTATATTGAAGTTCTTTATTTAGATGATGCAGAAATACTTATATTGAAAAtctttatttcttcttgttttgacaCATCTGTATACCAAATGCTCTATATCATTATCAAGTTGGGGAAATTTTGAGTGATAAGCTGGGTCATACTGGCAACTGTATACTTGATATAGATGGTCTCATTGGTATGCAAATTAGAATGTGTACTGTGTTTATTTGTTGGTGTATATTAGCATATACATGTGGAAGTGGGGTCAGGTTTTGGGGTTCGTTCCCTTGCTCATACAAACCAAACCTCACGATGACCTGTGGATGGCTGTTTTATGAAGTTGAGCCTGCCTTCACTTCCACCTATGGGATGCACAATCTCCTGCTGAAATATGACAAGACAGTATACTCCTATACTTGTGGTGTATTTGCTACTACGGACAAGGATTTCACAATGATTTACAGAGAGTGATGGGGAGATAGCTTGAGCTTCTGGGTTTTGAATGGTGATGTTGCTGTAAGGAAAATTGTTTAAGTAACTCTCTAGGGTGAGCACTTTACATCCATTTCACCACTACCTGGCTATAAATACCACTCGAAGTACCTGCTGCTGATAGCTTGAGGAGAGCCAGCCCCCTAGGTTGGCCCTCTGATGGGCATACCCATTGGGTTGGGTTTGGCCCAGTGTCTTGAGACTTTTTATGGGGAACTGTTGGCGGATGTCAATATTAATGCAGTATTGCAGCTAAGACATATTGCACACCTTGCCTCTATTTATTCCAGGCACCTTTAAGAATCAAGTTGGCTGTGCTAtataaaacttttttgtttttggcttgGTCGAATAGAGCTATTCAAGTTTGCCTCTAGTTGCTGATACAATGTTGCTTCTGTGTAATGCAGGAAATCGATGCTTAGGTTTGGGCAACAAGACACCGTCTTACATGTCACCTGTTCCACCTGGTGGTCTCATGCAAGTCATTACTGAATCCTACATGCCACCAGCAGAGGCTCCAAACCCTGTCCTGACAACTGAAGATGTGGTGGAGCCACCTCTGCCCTCTGTTTCTCCGCAAGGCCCAAGTACCAGCCCAGGTGGTGGAACTTCAGCAGTAGCTCCAACTCCGCTGAATGGGCAACCCAAGCTAGCTTCATGCTTCTTCCTGACATACCTAGCAATGCTTCTTGCTGCTCTTTTTCTATCCTGAAAGATGTAACACGTTCGCACATTATTTTTGTGCTCTTGTATTTCTCATTTCGTTGTGTTACCGGGAGCTCTTTGCTGCATGGAACGTTAACAAGGCCAATACCAAATTTTCCCGAAGAGCAGTGAATTCTTTCATCCTCtcccatccttttttttttttttggaacttGTAGGCATGTTCATTCTTTTCCCTTGTAATTTAATGACAGATTCTTGAGGGGTACGTGTGATGATGGAATTATTGTAGTCTGCAATTTGCATATCTGTTTTGTTTAAGATGTAGCCATCATAGATTATTCTTTGGTGTGCATTGTGCATGAGATGAGTATGAATGTTTATTGATCAGCCATGATGTCTGAAGTGTGAACACAGTATGCAGCTCAATCTGTTTCGGCTCGTTTGTATGAACATGTAATTGAATTAATAGCGACATGGCACGTCGCTTATTTGTGACAGAAACAGTAACAAAAATACATCGTCTCAAACACCTTACACCGCATGACACGTAACGTTAAAATGAGGAGTCTTTCTATCCAGCTGCCTATGTtgtacatgttttttttatttttcctgctaaaataattaaatttttctactcatcatctcttgACTACATATTTGTTacgggaaaaaaataaaaagataaaaaataaaagtaagtgtatggtatatggatgataagcATAATTATTCTAAAATGAGTGCATGTTCAAGGTTTTCTCGAGCTTTTGTCCGAACTTGAGAGCTTCGAGTGGGATAGGTTTACAATTCTTTACAATCAAGAGTATCTCAACTACTCTCAAATActctcattactattttttactttattattatattttatttattttttatattattcattatttttcacttactttttactattatttaatattttattattactttttcattactattcataaacattcttaaCACTTATAAAGTATTCTCACTTCTCAAACCTAGGTCAGCGGCAGAGCCTAGAGTTGCTACAAAATAGATCCCATATAAACAAGTTACGACTGTCAACTCAGTTGTTGTGGTAAAAGTTGTAGTCaatgaacaatattttaaaaagatcatatataaaattgaattggTCGATTTTAGATATCCAAGCATTCTTTTAACACTACGTATGCTTGCATGTTGCAGCTCCTTGAGAACTTCTATTAGAGTTTTGACACATTTCTCGTTCGATCTACAGTTACTGAAAATGCTTGTCCTTGTTTGTTTGGTAAGTGAGCTGTTGAAATTAGGAAATGAGACAAAtccttttcttctcctcccctacCTTTTTTGGCTGCAGAATTTGGGATTGCTTAATCGAGTCAGTCACAATATATATGGTTAGTGTGGCTTAAGTTTCGACTcttaaatttcttgaaattgaattttttaccTCAATCAGCTACTTAAAAGAAGGAATTTTGGTcagaacaaaatattctcattctaTCCAGTAAATCAAGTGTATTAACTACATATGAGGGCCATAATCACAGGGTTCTACTTCTTTTGCATTCCTTTTATATCAACGAAAGCTGACTATAAGAACCCCAGAACTCAGAACAATTTCAGCAACACATGCAGTCAACTAGTAGCTGTAGATCAAAACATGAGTTTATATGCAGTTTTTCACAGCTGTCTGCATAATCTTCTTGCTAGCATGCATTGCTGAAGTTGGAGCAGGAAAAATGGTTTTTAATGCAGTGAAATACGGTGCCATTGCCGATGGAAAAACCGATAACAGCAAGGTGATATTTTGCTCAACAAGTTTTACATGAATTAATATCATTTCAACAAGTACAGTAAGATATTACacgatattttcttttctttttttgacaatGTGTGTTTTACCTTTGTAGGTTTTTCAAGATGTATTTAACAGAGCTTGTCAAATGGAAGGAATCAATGTGGTTTCGATCCCACATGGAAGATATATGCTGGGCCCAACAGTGTTCAAAGGCCCATGCAAGGGCCACGTAGAGTCTCTTGTCGTGGGGACCCTACTGGCTCCTACTGACATAGCATCTTCTCTTAATGTCGACCATTGGATCAGCTTCCAATACATGGACAGGCTCGTAATCGGCGGAGGTGGGTCGTTGGATGGCCGAGGTTCCTCTGCTTGGCCCTACAATTCTTGCAGCAAAAGACCAAACTGCAAGCCTCTTCCCCCTGTAAGTTCTTGCTTTATGATCTCCATTTAACCCTCCTATCATGTTGGAAAATGGTCTCTCCCATGATTATGGGTTCTTTGAATCTATGAAACTTTGTTTCATTAATTGTTCGTTTTCCTTGTGTTTTTTCAGTCGTTGAGATTCGATTTCCTCACCAATTCATGGATTACCGGACTAACTTTAATCAATAGCAAGGGTGTCCATATAAACATTTTCGGCTGTGACGGTCTGAACTTACGACACGTCAATCTAATAGCTCCGGCAAACAGCCCCAACACCGATGGAATCCACATTGGTTCGTCGAGAAACATCGACATACCGAATGCTCGAGTAGCAACCGGAGATGACTGCGATTCCCTGGGCCCTGGCTCTATGTACATAAACATTACAAACGTTATATGTGGTCCCGGCCATGGAATCAGCGTTGGGAGCCTCGGGAGGTCGCCTAATGAAGAAGATGTTCGTGGAGTGAAGGTGAGAGACTGCACCTTCATTGGCACTGCCAATGGCTTGAGGATCAAAACATGGGCTCTTCCTTATGCAAGCAGTGTTTTCGGTCTGACCTTTGAGAACATTATCATGGAGCATGTCAACAACCCCATCATCATTGACCAACAATACTGCCAAGCTGGGAATTGTCAGAAGGTACTTCTCTCTTTGCCATTTCAATGCATATATGCTACATATATCTGTCCTTTATGCACAGTTTGATTAATTAAACATCTTGGGcgatccttttcttttttttcctttttttttttggttttccttACGAACAGGAGGGTGATTCCCAAGTTCAGATTCAAGATGTGAAGTACAGAAACATTAGAGGCACTTCGAGCACAAAGATGGCAGTAACTTTAAAATGCAGCAGAAGTAAACCTTGCCAGAAGATTGTGCTCAGAGACGTTAATCTGTTTTACAGTGGTGGACCAGCCACTTCCTCATGTTTTTATGCCAACGGTGTTGCTTATGGTATTCAACGCCCTCCCTCTTGCATCTAGCACTACTCCGGCTTTGCAGCAAGCAACTTCCTTGTGCTTCAAATCCTAGGCCTACCTAGCAATTCCCAAAttctaatttaatatataatctcAACACTTAGACGTACAGATTTGAGACAGTtgtctttcttttatctttattctTGGGTAAGAGTAACTTTATATACAGTTTTATAGCGTGCAAGATAATTTGCACactttatttgttaaaaaaaaattaatattttcatatcatttctaaATTTATCCACCTTTTTAAAAGGGTGCAAGATAATTTGCacactttattaattaaaaaaaaatattttcatatgatttttaaatttattcaccTTTTTAAAAGGTTAAGAGTGCAGCAAACTTACAGTTTATATATCGTAAgactataaatgtcatttttttatatataaaatataattctatGTATGTATGGCGTGAAACATTACCACATAAAAGTTGCTAATTCCCAATTAATAAGGCAAGCATTTTCGAAAGGATAATTCATAAtagaacaaacaaaaaaagtgcaattaaaattcaaaagaattaGAGGGATCGATCGTTTTCATTAGGATCGAAGAGGCAAAAGTTGCAAACATCATCATTCGTAATCCCTAAATCATCATGGATTTAGAAAATCTTACCTATTTATTGTATTACAGATAAAGTCGACCAAACTTTTGTTTGACTTGCTTAAACGGCTGTTCTCACGTCATGCTTTTGTATTAACGGTGTCATCAAGAGGGTAGAAGAAGATGCATAGCCAAGTCTCGTACCCGACCTAAGTGACCTCccaaataatatagtataaaaataattttcgttataataataaagagatctaataaaaattaatctataaattaatataattttatataatacttattttataacaaaaatagagttacaatctaacatactaCGTC
It contains:
- the LOC121235602 gene encoding exopolygalacturonase-like — its product is MQFFTAVCIIFLLACIAEVGAGKMVFNAVKYGAIADGKTDNSKVFQDVFNRACQMEGINVVSIPHGRYMLGPTVFKGPCKGHVESLVVGTLLAPTDIASSLNVDHWISFQYMDRLVIGGGGSLDGRGSSAWPYNSCSKRPNCKPLPPSLRFDFLTNSWITGLTLINSKGVHINIFGCDGLNLRHVNLIAPANSPNTDGIHIGSSRNIDIPNARVATGDDCDSLGPGSMYINITNVICGPGHGISVGSLGRSPNEEDVRGVKVRDCTFIGTANGLRIKTWALPYASSVFGLTFENIIMEHVNNPIIIDQQYCQAGNCQKEGDSQVQIQDVKYRNIRGTSSTKMAVTLKCSRSKPCQKIVLRDVNLFYSGGPATSSCFYANGVAYGIQRPPSCI